A genomic region of Phycisphaerae bacterium contains the following coding sequences:
- a CDS encoding MOSC domain-containing protein yields the protein MKVLGRVESVWRYPVKSMGGEQLREVFAGFPGVYGDRAYALHSSAAIRGFPYFTAREQSQMLRYRATYRHSERMAMPPNLAEAEALGPGVTPLYAAPADWSVDVVTPSGEVLAVEDPRLIEYLRDGGQEGLVLSLMRSERALTDCRPVSLISMQSVRQLSEEVGVELDKLRFRANFYIDLAQGEGYSEDAWIGRRLRIGAKLEIMVLDRDPRCKLITLDPDTGQSNPNVLRCVAKEHGGTAGVYAVVLVEGAVRTGDELVLLE from the coding sequence ATGAAAGTGCTCGGTCGAGTGGAGAGCGTCTGGCGCTACCCCGTGAAAAGCATGGGCGGTGAGCAGCTTCGGGAGGTCTTTGCGGGCTTTCCGGGCGTGTATGGCGATCGTGCGTATGCCCTTCACAGTTCCGCCGCCATCAGGGGATTTCCGTATTTCACGGCGCGAGAGCAGTCACAGATGCTGCGCTATCGGGCGACCTATCGGCACAGTGAGCGGATGGCGATGCCACCCAATTTGGCAGAGGCCGAGGCACTCGGACCGGGGGTCACTCCGTTGTACGCGGCCCCCGCCGATTGGAGTGTCGACGTGGTGACACCCTCGGGGGAGGTCTTGGCCGTCGAAGATCCGCGGCTGATCGAATATCTCCGCGATGGCGGACAAGAGGGCCTGGTCCTGTCGTTGATGCGGTCCGAGCGTGCCCTCACCGATTGCCGCCCGGTTTCGTTGATTTCGATGCAGTCGGTGCGACAATTGAGCGAAGAAGTCGGCGTGGAACTGGACAAGCTTCGTTTCCGCGCCAACTTCTACATCGACTTGGCGCAAGGCGAGGGGTATTCCGAGGATGCGTGGATCGGCCGTAGGCTGCGGATCGGCGCCAAGTTGGAGATCATGGTGCTGGACCGCGATCCCCGCTGCAAATTAATAACGCTGGATCCCGATACGGGGCAATCCAATCCCAACGTACTGCGATGCGTCGCCAAGGAGCACGGGGGGACCGCCGGAGTGTATGCAGTGGTGCTGGTGGAGGGCGCGGTGCGGACCGGGGATGAGTTGGTACTGCTGGAGTAG